A genomic stretch from Primulina huaijiensis isolate GDHJ02 chromosome 14, ASM1229523v2, whole genome shotgun sequence includes:
- the LOC140956543 gene encoding probable pectate lyase 8 isoform X1, producing MAVYLSIASVLSFLILVLFVNLVPSRERTEESSQIKNSWNSTMKDKTIQNSTERRKLGFFSCGSGNPIDDCWRCQGNWMRNRRRLADCAIGFGHNAIGGRDGRYYVVSDPSDHDPVNPRPGTLRHAVIQDHPVWIVFKRDMVITLKQELIMNGFKTIDGRGANVHIAYGACITIQFVTNIIIHGLHIHDCKPTGNAMVRSSPSHYGWRTMADGDGISIFGGSHIWIDHNSLSSCSDGLIDVIMGSTAITISNNYFTHHNEVMLLGHSDSYARDRIMQVTIAYNHFGEGLIQRMPRCRHGYFHVVNNDYTSWEMYAIGGSANPTINSQGNRFHAPSNPFAKEVTKRVVNSRNRGWKQWNWRSEGDLMMNGAYFVPSGGTAANYARASSLAAKSSSIVAIITSEAGALPCRNGFHC from the exons ATGGCGGTTTATCTGAGCATTGCGTCCGTTCTTTCATTTCTGATCCTTGTGCTGTTTGTCAACTTGGTTCCCTCGAGAGAAAG AACTGAAGAAAGTAGCCAGATTAAAAACTCGTGGAATTCAACGATGAAGGATAA GACAATCCAGAACAGCACGGAGAGGAGGAAGTTGGGATTCTTTTCCTGCGGAAGCGGAAACCCAATAGATGACTGCTGGCGCTGCCAAGGCAACTGGATGCGCAACCGCCGGCGTCTTGCAGATTGCGCGATTGGCTTCGGACACAATGCCATTGGTGGCAGAGATGGCAGGTACTACGTAGTCTCTGACCCCAGCGACCATGATCCCGTGAACCCCCGCCCTGGCACCCTGCGCCATGCTGTGATTCAAGACCATCCCGTCTGGATAGTCTTCAAAAGAGACATGGTCATCACTCTAAAGCAAGAGCTAATCATGAACGGCTTCAAGACAATCGATGGCCGTGGAGCCAACGTGCATATTGCTTATGGAGCTTGCATCACTATACAGTTTGTGACTAATATCATCATTCATGGGCTACACATTCATGATTGTAAGCCAACGGGTAATGCGATGGTGCGGAGCTCGCCTTCGCATTATGGATGGAGAACCATGGCTGATGGAGACGGGATATCTATTTTTGGGGGAAGCCACATTTGGATCGATCACAATTCCCTTTCGAGTTGTTCCGATGGACTAATTGACGTTATTATGGGATCAACAGCTATTACCATATCTAACAATTACTTTACTCATCACAATGag GTTATGTTATTGGGGCACAGTGACTCTTATGCCAGAGACAGGATAATGCAAGTGACAATTGCCTACAATCATTTTGGAGAGGGCCTAATACAGAGGATGCCGAG GTGCAGGCATGGGTATTTTCACGTGGTAAACAATGACTACACTTCTTGGGAGATGTATGCTATTGGTGGGAGTGCGAATCCGACCATTAACAGCCAAGGCAACAGATTTCATGCCCCATCCAACCCTTTTGCTAAAGAG GTAACAAAGAGAGTAGTAAACTCAAGGAACAGAGGATGGAAGCAATGGAACTGGAGATCAGAGGGTGATCTTATGATGAACGGTGCCTATTTCGTTCCATCTGGCGGCACTGCAGCCAACTACGCTAGAGCCTCGAGTCTGGCAGCAAAATCTTCTTCCATCGTGGCCATTATCACCTCTGAGGCCGGTGCACTTCCATGCCGTAACGGTTTCCACTGCTGA
- the LOC140956543 gene encoding probable pectate lyase 10 isoform X3 — MAVYLSIASVLSFLILVLFVNLVPSRERTIQNSTERRKLGFFSCGSGNPIDDCWRCQGNWMRNRRRLADCAIGFGHNAIGGRDGRYYVVSDPSDHDPVNPRPGTLRHAVIQDHPVWIVFKRDMVITLKQELIMNGFKTIDGRGANVHIAYGACITIQFVTNIIIHGLHIHDCKPTGNAMVRSSPSHYGWRTMADGDGISIFGGSHIWIDHNSLSSCSDGLIDVIMGSTAITISNNYFTHHNEVMLLGHSDSYARDRIMQVTIAYNHFGEGLIQRMPRCRHGYFHVVNNDYTSWEMYAIGGSANPTINSQGNRFHAPSNPFAKEVTKRVVNSRNRGWKQWNWRSEGDLMMNGAYFVPSGGTAANYARASSLAAKSSSIVAIITSEAGALPCRNGFHC, encoded by the exons ATGGCGGTTTATCTGAGCATTGCGTCCGTTCTTTCATTTCTGATCCTTGTGCTGTTTGTCAACTTGGTTCCCTCGAGAGAAAG GACAATCCAGAACAGCACGGAGAGGAGGAAGTTGGGATTCTTTTCCTGCGGAAGCGGAAACCCAATAGATGACTGCTGGCGCTGCCAAGGCAACTGGATGCGCAACCGCCGGCGTCTTGCAGATTGCGCGATTGGCTTCGGACACAATGCCATTGGTGGCAGAGATGGCAGGTACTACGTAGTCTCTGACCCCAGCGACCATGATCCCGTGAACCCCCGCCCTGGCACCCTGCGCCATGCTGTGATTCAAGACCATCCCGTCTGGATAGTCTTCAAAAGAGACATGGTCATCACTCTAAAGCAAGAGCTAATCATGAACGGCTTCAAGACAATCGATGGCCGTGGAGCCAACGTGCATATTGCTTATGGAGCTTGCATCACTATACAGTTTGTGACTAATATCATCATTCATGGGCTACACATTCATGATTGTAAGCCAACGGGTAATGCGATGGTGCGGAGCTCGCCTTCGCATTATGGATGGAGAACCATGGCTGATGGAGACGGGATATCTATTTTTGGGGGAAGCCACATTTGGATCGATCACAATTCCCTTTCGAGTTGTTCCGATGGACTAATTGACGTTATTATGGGATCAACAGCTATTACCATATCTAACAATTACTTTACTCATCACAATGag GTTATGTTATTGGGGCACAGTGACTCTTATGCCAGAGACAGGATAATGCAAGTGACAATTGCCTACAATCATTTTGGAGAGGGCCTAATACAGAGGATGCCGAG GTGCAGGCATGGGTATTTTCACGTGGTAAACAATGACTACACTTCTTGGGAGATGTATGCTATTGGTGGGAGTGCGAATCCGACCATTAACAGCCAAGGCAACAGATTTCATGCCCCATCCAACCCTTTTGCTAAAGAG GTAACAAAGAGAGTAGTAAACTCAAGGAACAGAGGATGGAAGCAATGGAACTGGAGATCAGAGGGTGATCTTATGATGAACGGTGCCTATTTCGTTCCATCTGGCGGCACTGCAGCCAACTACGCTAGAGCCTCGAGTCTGGCAGCAAAATCTTCTTCCATCGTGGCCATTATCACCTCTGAGGCCGGTGCACTTCCATGCCGTAACGGTTTCCACTGCTGA
- the LOC140956543 gene encoding putative pectate lyase 14 isoform X2: MAVYLSIASVLSFLILVLFVNLVPSRERTEESSQIKNSWNSTMKDKTIQNSTERRKLGFFSCGSGNPIDDCWRCQGNWMRNRRRLADCAIGFGHNAIGGRDGRYYVVSDPSDHDPVNPRPGTLRHAVIQDHPVWIVFKRDMVITLKQELIMNGFKTIDGRGANVHIAYGACITIQFVTNIIIHGLHIHDCKPTGNAMVRSSPSHYGWRTMADGDGISIFGGSHIWIDHNSLSSCSDGLIDVIMGSTAITISNNYFTHHNEVMLLGHSDSYARDRIMQVTIAYNHFGEGLIQRMPRCRHGYFHVVNNDYTSWEMYAIGGSANPTINSQGNRFHAPSNPFAKEVLCLVNSRNRGWKQWNWRSEGDLMMNGAYFVPSGGTAANYARASSLAAKSSSIVAIITSEAGALPCRNGFHC; this comes from the exons ATGGCGGTTTATCTGAGCATTGCGTCCGTTCTTTCATTTCTGATCCTTGTGCTGTTTGTCAACTTGGTTCCCTCGAGAGAAAG AACTGAAGAAAGTAGCCAGATTAAAAACTCGTGGAATTCAACGATGAAGGATAA GACAATCCAGAACAGCACGGAGAGGAGGAAGTTGGGATTCTTTTCCTGCGGAAGCGGAAACCCAATAGATGACTGCTGGCGCTGCCAAGGCAACTGGATGCGCAACCGCCGGCGTCTTGCAGATTGCGCGATTGGCTTCGGACACAATGCCATTGGTGGCAGAGATGGCAGGTACTACGTAGTCTCTGACCCCAGCGACCATGATCCCGTGAACCCCCGCCCTGGCACCCTGCGCCATGCTGTGATTCAAGACCATCCCGTCTGGATAGTCTTCAAAAGAGACATGGTCATCACTCTAAAGCAAGAGCTAATCATGAACGGCTTCAAGACAATCGATGGCCGTGGAGCCAACGTGCATATTGCTTATGGAGCTTGCATCACTATACAGTTTGTGACTAATATCATCATTCATGGGCTACACATTCATGATTGTAAGCCAACGGGTAATGCGATGGTGCGGAGCTCGCCTTCGCATTATGGATGGAGAACCATGGCTGATGGAGACGGGATATCTATTTTTGGGGGAAGCCACATTTGGATCGATCACAATTCCCTTTCGAGTTGTTCCGATGGACTAATTGACGTTATTATGGGATCAACAGCTATTACCATATCTAACAATTACTTTACTCATCACAATGag GTTATGTTATTGGGGCACAGTGACTCTTATGCCAGAGACAGGATAATGCAAGTGACAATTGCCTACAATCATTTTGGAGAGGGCCTAATACAGAGGATGCCGAG GTGCAGGCATGGGTATTTTCACGTGGTAAACAATGACTACACTTCTTGGGAGATGTATGCTATTGGTGGGAGTGCGAATCCGACCATTAACAGCCAAGGCAACAGATTTCATGCCCCATCCAACCCTTTTGCTAAAGAGGTGCTGTGTC TAGTAAACTCAAGGAACAGAGGATGGAAGCAATGGAACTGGAGATCAGAGGGTGATCTTATGATGAACGGTGCCTATTTCGTTCCATCTGGCGGCACTGCAGCCAACTACGCTAGAGCCTCGAGTCTGGCAGCAAAATCTTCTTCCATCGTGGCCATTATCACCTCTGAGGCCGGTGCACTTCCATGCCGTAACGGTTTCCACTGCTGA